A single Saccopteryx bilineata isolate mSacBil1 chromosome 7, mSacBil1_pri_phased_curated, whole genome shotgun sequence DNA region contains:
- the TRIL gene encoding TLR4 interactor with leucine rich repeats — protein sequence MEAARAVRFLLVVCGCLALPPRAQPVCPERCDCQHPQHLLCTNRGLRAVPKTSSLPSPQDVLTYSLGGNFITNITAFDFHRLGQLRRLDLQYNQIRSLHPKTFEKLSRLEELYLGNNLLQALVPGTLAPLRKLRILYANGNEIGRLSRGSFEGLESLVKLRLDGNALGALPDAVFAPLGNLLYLHLESNRIRFLGKNAFAQLGKLRFLNLSANELQPSLRHAATFAPLRSLSTLILSANSLQYLGPRVFQHLPRLGLLSLRGNQLTHLAPEAFWGLETLRELRLEGNRLSQLPVALLEPLHSLEALDLSGNELSALHPTIFGRLGRLRELSLRDNALSALSGDIFAASPALYRLDLDGNGWTCDCRLRGLKRWMGDWHSQGRLLTVFVQCRHPPALRGKYLDYLDDQQLQNGSCADPSPSVSPTDDGKLRPLPPTTKEQMAPPEGGLAQELPPQPQSQQRGRLLPGVPWDGAAKELLGNRSALRLSLWDPGLQQPGPSAAAVAGLGSHPLELLEKPERGPPTPPDPVHSKPTPTATPASVPPPAGDLWQRAAKQFLAAQHQESAAQSDDGVGLPPLVSDPCDFNKFILCNLTVEAVGADSASVRWAVREHRSPPPLGGARFRLLFDRFGQQPKFHRFVYLPERSDSATLRELRGDTPYLVCVEGVLGGRVCPVAPRDHCAGLVTLPEPGNRSSIDYQLLTLALLAVNALLVLLALAAWASRWLRRKLRARRKGGAPVHVRHMYSTRRPLRSMGTGVSADFSGFQPHRPRTTVCALSEADLIEFPCDRFMDSGGSGAGGSLRREDHLLQRFAD from the coding sequence ATGGAGGCTGCCCGCGCCGTGCGCTTCCTGCTCGTGGTGTGCGGCTGCCTCGCGCTCCCGCCGCGGGCCCAGCCCGTTTGCCCCGAGCGCTGCGACTGCCAGCACCCTCAGCACCTCCTGTGCACCAACAGGGGGCTCCGCGCCGTGCCCAAGACCAGCTCGCTGCCGAGCCCCCAGGACGTGCTCACCTACAGCCTTGGCGGCAATTTCATAACCAACATCACGGCTTTCGACTTCCATCGCCTGGGGCAGCTCAGACGGCTTGATCTGCAGTACAACCAGATCCGCTCTCTACACCCCAAGACCTTCGAGAAGCTCTCGCGACTGGAGGAGCTCTACCTGGGGAACAACCTCCTGCAGGCGCTCGTCCCGGGCACGCTGGCCCCGCTGCGCAAGCTGCGCATCCTGTACGCCAACGGGAACGAGATCGGCCGCCTGAGCCGTGGCTCCTTCGAGGGTCTGGAGAGTCTGGTCAAGCTACGGCTGGACGGGAACGCCCTGGGGGCGCTGCCAGACGCAGTCTTCGCCCCGTTGGGCAACTTGCTCTACCTACATCTGGAGTCAAACCGGATCCGCTTTCTGGGCAAGAACGCCTTTGCTCAGCTTGGCAAGCTGCGCTTTCTCAACCTCTCTGCCAACGAGCTGCAGCCCTCCCTACGCCACGCGGCCACCTTCGCACCGCTGCGCTCCCTCTCTACCCTCATCCTCTCCGCCAACAGCCTGCAGTACCTCGGGCCGCGCGTCTTCCAGCACCTGCCGCGCCTCGGCCTTCTCTCGCTCAGGGGCAACCAGCTCACGCACCTCGCGCCGGAGGCCTTTTGGGGGTTGGAGACTCTCCGCGAGCTGCGCCTGGAGGGCAATCGGCTGAGCCAGCTGCCCGTGGCGCTGCTGGAACCTCTGCACAGCCTGGAGGCGCTGGACCTGAGCGGCAACGAGCTGTCCGCTCTGCACCCCACTATTTTTGGCCGCCTGGGCCGGCTGCGCGAACTCAGCCTACGCGACAACGCGCTCAGCGCTCTCTCTGGGGACATCTTCGCCGCCAGCCCGGCCCTCTACCGGCTGGACCTAGACGGCAACGGCTGGACCTGCGACTGCCGGCTCCGAGGTCTGAAGCGCTGGATGGGCGACTGGCACTCGCAAGGCCGGCTTCTCACCGTCTTTGTGCAGTGTCGCCACCCGCCGGCCCTGAGGGGCAAGTACCTGGATTACCTGGATGATCAACAGCTGCAGAACGGGTCTTGCGCCGATCCCTCTCCGTCGGTTTCCCCGACCGATGACGGCAAGCTGCGGCCCTTACCCCCTACTACGAAGGAGCAGATGGCGCCCCCTGAAGGTGGCCTCGCGCAGGAGCTGCCGCCGCAGCCACAGTCACAGCAGCGGGGGCGCTTACTGCCTGGGGTGCCCTGGGATGGGGCCGCCAAGGAGCTCTTGGGCAACCGCAGCGCCCTGAGGCTGAGCCTGTGGGATCCAGGCCTCCAGCAGCCGGGCCCCTCCGCCGCTGCTGTGGCAGGTCTGGGGTCGCACCCTCTGGAGCTGCTCGAGAAGCCTGAGCGGGGACCTCCAACGCCACCAGATCCTGTCCACTCCAAACCCACCCCGACCGCCACGCCCgcctctgtgccaccgcccgcTGGCGACCTCTGGCAGCGCGCCGCGAAGCAGTTTCTAGCCGCACAGCATCAAGAGAGCGCCGCCCAGTCCGACGACGGGGTGGGCCTGCCGCCGCTGGTGTCGGATCCGTGcgatttcaacaagttcatcctGTGCAACTTGACGGTGGAGGCCGTGGGCGCCGACAGCGCCTCGGTGCGCTGGGCAGTGCGCGAGCACCGCAGCCCCCCGCCGCTGGGCGGCGCGCGCTTCCGTCTGCTCTTCGACCGCTTTGGCCAGCAGCCAAAATTCCACCGCTTCGTCTACCTGCCGGAGCGCAGCGACTCGGCCACGTTGCGCGAGCTGCGCGGAGACACCCCCTATCTGGTGTGTGTGGAGGGCGTGCTGGGGGGCCGGGTCTGCCCAGTGGCCCCGCGGGACCACTGCGCGGGGCTGGTCACCCTGCCAGAGCCTGGGAACCGGAGCAGCATTGACTACCAGCTGCTGACCTTGGCCCTGCTGGCCGTCAACGCGCTGCTAGTGCTTCTGGCCTTGGCGGCCTGGGCGTCCCGCTGGCTGCGGAGGAAGCTGCGGGCCAGGCGAAAGGGAGGGGCTCCTGTCCACGTTCGCCATATGTACTCCACCCGACGGCCGCTGCGCTCCATGGGCACCGGCGTGTCTGCTGACTTCTCCGGGTTCCAGCCGCACAGGCCACGCACCACCGTGTGCGCACTCAGCGAGGCGGACCTTATCGAATTCCCCTGTGACCGCTTCATGGACAGCGGGGGCAGCGGTGCGGGCGGCAGCTTGAGGCGGGAGGACCATCTCCTACAGCGATTTGCCGACTAG